The following proteins are co-located in the Microbacterium sp. SORGH_AS_0888 genome:
- the guaB gene encoding IMP dehydrogenase — protein sequence MDNHDPFGFVGLTYDDVLLLPGHTDVIPSEADTSSRVTRRITVATPLLSAAMDTVTEARLAIAIAREGGLGIIHRNLAISDQAAMVDQVKRSESGMITDPITTTPDATIEDVDRLCAQYRISGLPVVDGEGRLVGIITNRDMRFVSGFERQTTKVSDVMTTQGLVTGRVGIGANEVIALFAQHRVEKLPLIDDEGKLAGLITIKDFDKSEKYPLATKDDQGRLRVGAAIGFFGDAWERAEALRDAGVDVIVVDTANGQSQGVIDMVTRLKADASFAHIDVIGGNVATREGAQALIDAGVDAVKVGVGPGSICTTRIIAGVGVPQVTAIYEASLAAREAGIPVIADGGLQYSGDIAKALVAGADTVMLGSLLAGTDESPGEIVFQGGKQFKLYRGMGSLGAMQTRGKQTSYSKDRYFQADVPSDDKLIPEGIEGQVAYRGPVSAVAYQLIGGLRQSMFYVGARTVDELKSKGRFVRITPAGLKESHPHDVQIVVEAPNYKR from the coding sequence ATGGACAACCACGATCCGTTCGGCTTCGTCGGACTCACCTATGACGACGTCCTGCTGCTGCCGGGCCACACCGACGTCATCCCGAGCGAGGCCGACACGTCCTCCCGCGTGACCCGCCGCATCACGGTGGCGACCCCCCTCCTGTCCGCCGCGATGGACACCGTCACCGAGGCGCGGCTGGCGATCGCGATCGCGCGCGAGGGCGGCCTCGGCATCATCCACCGCAATCTCGCGATCTCCGACCAGGCCGCCATGGTCGACCAGGTCAAGCGCAGCGAGTCGGGCATGATCACCGACCCCATCACGACGACCCCCGACGCCACGATCGAGGACGTCGATCGGCTCTGTGCCCAGTACCGCATCTCCGGGCTCCCCGTCGTCGACGGCGAGGGGCGGCTGGTGGGCATCATCACGAACCGCGACATGCGGTTCGTCTCCGGCTTCGAGCGTCAGACCACCAAGGTCAGCGACGTCATGACGACGCAGGGGCTGGTCACGGGTCGCGTCGGCATCGGCGCCAACGAGGTCATCGCCCTCTTCGCGCAGCACCGCGTCGAGAAGCTTCCGCTGATCGACGACGAGGGCAAGCTCGCCGGTCTCATCACGATCAAGGACTTCGACAAGAGCGAGAAGTACCCGCTCGCCACGAAGGACGATCAGGGGCGCCTGCGGGTGGGTGCGGCCATCGGCTTCTTCGGTGACGCGTGGGAGCGCGCCGAGGCGCTGCGCGACGCGGGTGTCGACGTCATCGTCGTCGACACCGCCAACGGCCAGTCGCAGGGCGTCATCGACATGGTGACGCGGCTGAAGGCCGATGCCTCCTTCGCCCACATCGACGTCATCGGCGGGAACGTCGCGACCCGCGAGGGCGCCCAGGCGCTCATCGACGCGGGTGTGGATGCCGTCAAGGTCGGTGTCGGGCCGGGGTCGATCTGCACGACCCGCATCATCGCGGGCGTCGGCGTGCCCCAGGTCACCGCGATCTACGAGGCGTCGCTCGCGGCGCGCGAGGCCGGCATCCCGGTCATCGCCGACGGCGGGCTGCAGTACTCCGGCGACATCGCGAAGGCGCTCGTCGCCGGGGCCGACACCGTCATGCTCGGCTCCCTGCTCGCGGGCACCGACGAGTCGCCGGGCGAGATCGTCTTCCAGGGCGGCAAGCAGTTCAAGCTGTACCGCGGCATGGGATCGCTCGGTGCGATGCAGACGCGCGGAAAGCAGACCTCGTACTCGAAGGACCGCTACTTCCAGGCCGATGTTCCCAGCGACGACAAGCTGATCCCCGAGGGCATCGAGGGACAGGTCGCCTACCGCGGGCCGGTCTCGGCGGTCGCGTACCAGCTGATCGGGGGCCTGCGCCAGTCGATGTTCTATGTCGGGGCGCGCACGGTCGACGAGCTCAAGTCGAAGGGCAGGTTCGTCCGGATCACGCCCGCGGGCTTGAAGGAGTCGCACCCGCACGACGTGCAGATCGTCGTCGAGGCGCCCAACTACAAGCGCTGA